In Mycolicibacterium alvei, a single window of DNA contains:
- a CDS encoding LLM class F420-dependent oxidoreductase has product MPNEFRFGVSLRVAESQSQVADAARRAEDLGFDVLNVPDHLGAPAPFPTLTAIAAATSTLRVGTFVLNAGFYKPALLARDATALRDLSGGRFDLGLGAGYVREEFEAAELAFPGARDRIDYLRHTTEYLREHAPDIPILIAGNGDRLLTVAAQTADIVGLTGGDHVDGDPLADRISFLRNAAGDRFDALELNIAVTAMPAPGTEKPILNVPRHFLPGLSDEQLLRHPGVLSGSVGAIADHIRGLREKYGITYIIVQIAHAEAFGKVIAELR; this is encoded by the coding sequence ATGCCCAACGAGTTCCGTTTCGGTGTCAGCCTGCGCGTCGCCGAATCCCAGTCTCAGGTCGCCGACGCGGCCCGCCGTGCCGAAGACCTCGGCTTCGACGTGCTCAACGTGCCCGACCATCTGGGGGCGCCCGCACCGTTCCCGACGCTCACCGCGATCGCCGCGGCGACCAGCACGCTGCGCGTCGGGACGTTCGTGCTCAATGCCGGCTTCTACAAGCCGGCGTTGCTGGCGCGCGACGCCACCGCCCTGCGGGATCTGTCCGGCGGCCGATTCGACCTGGGCCTCGGCGCCGGCTACGTGCGCGAGGAATTCGAGGCCGCCGAGCTTGCGTTCCCCGGGGCGCGCGACCGCATCGACTATCTGCGCCACACCACCGAGTACCTGCGCGAACATGCACCGGACATCCCGATCCTCATCGCGGGCAACGGCGACCGGCTGCTGACCGTGGCCGCCCAGACCGCCGACATCGTCGGCCTCACCGGCGGCGATCACGTCGACGGTGACCCGCTGGCCGACCGAATCTCCTTCCTGCGCAACGCCGCCGGCGACCGATTCGACGCGCTGGAGCTCAACATCGCCGTCACTGCGATGCCCGCACCAGGTACCGAAAAGCCCATCCTGAACGTCCCGCGTCATTTCCTGCCGGGGCTCAGCGACGAACAACTCCTCCGCCACCCCGGCGTGCTGTCCGGTTCTGTGGGCGCCATCGCCGACCATATTCGCGGTCTGCGGGAGAAGTACGGCATCACCTACATCATCGTGCAGATCGCCCACGCCGAGGCGTTCGGAAAGGTGATCGCCGAACTTCGGTAG
- a CDS encoding Nramp family divalent metal transporter: MLEDTKARTTRSWTLLGPAFVAAIAYVDPGNVAANVSAGAQFGYLLVWVIVVANAMAGLVQYLSAKLGLVTGRSLPEVVADHTRTPTRIAYWIQAELVAVATDLAEVVGGAIALYLLFDLPLLLGGAITGGVSLLLLSLQNRRGQRAFERVITGLLMVIAIGFLTSLFVEAPPAAEVAAGLIPRFQGTESLLLATAMLGATVMPHAVYLHSGLARDRHGHPEPGAPRRRLLRVTRYDVGLAMLVAGAVNLAMLLVAATNLQGRDNTDSIEGAHAAVRDTLGPTVALLFAIGLLASGLASTSVGAYAGAMIMQGLLRRSYPLLLRRLVTLIPALAILAIGVDPSRALVLSQVVLSFGIPLALIPLIRLTGNPALMGADVNHRITTTLGWVVAGLISVLNVVLIYLTVTG; this comes from the coding sequence TTGCTGGAGGACACCAAGGCACGCACGACGCGGAGTTGGACGCTGCTCGGGCCGGCATTCGTTGCCGCGATCGCCTATGTCGATCCGGGCAACGTCGCCGCCAACGTCAGTGCGGGCGCACAGTTCGGGTATCTGCTGGTCTGGGTGATCGTGGTGGCCAACGCCATGGCCGGGCTGGTGCAATACCTGTCCGCCAAGCTCGGCTTGGTCACGGGTCGCTCGCTTCCCGAGGTGGTGGCCGACCACACCCGCACCCCGACCCGCATCGCCTACTGGATACAGGCCGAATTGGTCGCCGTCGCAACCGATCTGGCCGAGGTTGTGGGCGGGGCTATCGCTCTGTATCTGCTGTTCGATCTGCCGCTGCTGCTCGGCGGGGCGATCACCGGTGGGGTGTCGCTCCTGCTGCTCAGCCTGCAGAACCGTCGTGGGCAGCGCGCGTTCGAGCGGGTGATCACCGGACTGCTGATGGTCATCGCGATCGGCTTTCTCACCAGCCTGTTCGTCGAGGCTCCCCCCGCGGCCGAGGTCGCGGCGGGGCTGATTCCTCGGTTCCAAGGCACCGAAAGCCTGCTGCTGGCCACCGCGATGCTCGGCGCCACGGTGATGCCGCACGCGGTCTATCTGCACTCCGGCCTGGCCCGCGACCGCCACGGCCACCCCGAGCCGGGCGCCCCGCGGCGGCGACTGCTTCGGGTCACCCGCTATGACGTCGGACTGGCCATGCTGGTCGCCGGCGCCGTGAACCTGGCCATGTTGCTGGTCGCCGCAACCAACCTGCAGGGACGCGACAACACCGATTCCATCGAGGGCGCCCACGCCGCGGTGCGCGACACCCTGGGTCCGACGGTGGCGCTGCTGTTCGCGATCGGACTGCTGGCGTCGGGCCTGGCGTCCACCTCGGTCGGTGCGTACGCGGGCGCGATGATCATGCAGGGCCTGCTGCGTCGCTCCTATCCGCTGCTGCTCCGTCGGCTGGTCACGCTGATTCCGGCCCTGGCCATCCTGGCCATCGGCGTCGACCCCAGCCGGGCCCTGGTGCTCTCACAGGTCGTGCTCTCGTTCGGCATACCGCTCGCGCTGATCCCGCTGATCCGCCTGACCGGTAACCCAGCCCTGATGGGTGCGGACGTCAACCACCGCATCACCACGACGCTCGGTTGGGTCGTGGCCGGATTGATCAGTGTGCTCAACGTGGTGTTGATCTATCTGACCGTCACCGGCTGA
- a CDS encoding SDR family oxidoreductase → MILDRFRLDDKVAIVTGAGRGLGAATALAFAEAGADVVIAARTQTQLDEVAEQIAATGRRAHVVAADLAHPEATAELAAVAIEAFGKLDIVVNNVGGTMPAPLMNTSTKDLRDAFTFNVSTAHALTCAAVPLMLEHSGGGSIINITSTVGRLAGRGFAAYGTAKAALAHYTRLSAVDLSPRIRVNAIAPGSILTSALEIVASNDALRDPMEKATPLRRLGDPTDIAAAAVYLSSPAGSYLTGKVLEVDGGLNAPNLDLPIPDL, encoded by the coding sequence GTGATTCTGGACAGATTCCGACTGGACGACAAGGTTGCGATTGTCACCGGGGCCGGCCGTGGACTGGGCGCAGCTACCGCCCTGGCCTTCGCGGAAGCCGGTGCCGACGTCGTCATCGCGGCTCGTACCCAGACCCAACTCGACGAAGTTGCCGAGCAGATCGCCGCGACCGGGCGGCGGGCCCACGTCGTCGCCGCCGACCTGGCCCACCCCGAGGCCACCGCCGAACTCGCGGCCGTCGCGATCGAAGCGTTCGGCAAACTAGACATCGTCGTCAACAACGTCGGCGGCACCATGCCGGCACCCCTGATGAACACCTCCACCAAGGATCTGCGCGACGCCTTCACCTTCAATGTGTCGACCGCGCACGCGCTGACCTGTGCCGCAGTGCCGCTGATGCTCGAGCATTCCGGCGGCGGCAGCATCATCAACATCACCTCCACGGTGGGGCGTCTGGCCGGACGGGGGTTCGCCGCGTACGGCACCGCGAAGGCCGCCCTCGCCCACTACACCCGACTGTCGGCCGTGGATCTGAGCCCACGCATCCGCGTCAACGCCATCGCCCCCGGCTCGATCCTCACCTCGGCACTGGAGATCGTCGCGTCCAATGACGCGCTGCGTGACCCGATGGAGAAGGCCACACCACTGCGCCGCCTGGGCGATCCGACCGACATCGCCGCGGCCGCGGTGTACCTGTCCTCCCCGGCCGGTAGCTACCTGACCGGCAAGGTACTCGAGGTCGACGGCGGCCTGAACGCGCCCAATCTCGACCTACCCATCCCTGACCTCTGA
- a CDS encoding glucose-6-phosphate dehydrogenase translates to MTEQRYDFFGDVFARYFSPTIGRYPSTAGSLVHRLLASTDEVQDRLAQARLAACAWGEEEAGSSGHLHPSSELFVFTQCGLMYGARFADARHGLYYLATPHLVFDAFVDQIEHTPRRPGAVAAVDRRCSHDLESAHPMDAALRRLLDEHEALRVDVPV, encoded by the coding sequence ATGACCGAGCAGCGTTATGACTTCTTCGGCGATGTCTTCGCGCGGTATTTCAGCCCCACGATCGGTCGGTACCCCTCTACGGCGGGCAGCCTCGTCCATCGCCTGCTCGCGTCTACCGACGAGGTGCAGGACCGGTTGGCCCAAGCCCGTCTCGCGGCCTGCGCGTGGGGTGAGGAGGAGGCCGGTTCCTCGGGCCACCTGCATCCGTCGTCCGAACTGTTCGTCTTCACCCAGTGCGGTCTGATGTACGGCGCGCGTTTCGCCGACGCCCGTCACGGGTTGTACTACCTGGCCACTCCGCACCTTGTGTTCGACGCGTTCGTCGACCAGATCGAGCACACTCCGCGGCGTCCGGGGGCGGTGGCGGCGGTGGATCGCCGCTGCAGCCACGATCTCGAATCGGCCCATCCGATGGATGCCGCGTTGCGCCGCCTGCTGGATGAGCACGAGGCCTTGCGCGTCGACGTTCCTGTCTAG
- the ku gene encoding non-homologous end joining protein Ku: MRSIWKGSIAFGLVNVPVKVYSATEDHDIKFHQVHAKDNGRIRYKRVCEVCGEVVEFRDINKAFESDDGQMVVITDEDIATLPEERSREIEVVEFIPADQLDPLMYDKSYFLEPDSKSSKSYVLLAKTLAETERVAIVHFSLRNKTRLAALRVKDFSKRNVMVIHTLLWPDEIRDPDFPVLDKEVEIKPAELKMAGQVVESMTDDFKPDQFRDDYQDQMNELVQAKLEGGEAFSVEEQPTALDETEDVSDLLAKLEASVKARGSTAKKPAKK, from the coding sequence ATGCGATCCATCTGGAAGGGTTCGATCGCCTTCGGCCTGGTGAACGTGCCGGTCAAGGTCTACAGCGCCACCGAGGACCACGACATCAAGTTCCACCAGGTCCACGCCAAGGACAACGGGCGCATCCGCTACAAGCGGGTCTGTGAAGTGTGTGGCGAGGTCGTCGAGTTCCGAGACATCAACAAGGCCTTCGAATCAGACGACGGGCAGATGGTGGTGATCACCGATGAGGACATTGCCACGCTGCCCGAGGAACGCAGCCGCGAGATCGAAGTCGTCGAGTTCATCCCGGCCGACCAACTCGACCCGTTGATGTACGACAAGAGCTATTTCCTGGAGCCCGACTCCAAGTCATCCAAGTCCTACGTGCTGTTGGCCAAGACGCTCGCAGAAACCGAACGCGTGGCCATCGTGCACTTCTCATTGCGCAACAAGACGCGGCTGGCAGCCCTGCGCGTCAAGGATTTCAGTAAGCGCAACGTCATGGTGATCCACACCCTGCTGTGGCCCGACGAGATCCGCGATCCCGACTTCCCCGTGCTGGACAAGGAGGTCGAGATCAAACCGGCCGAGTTGAAGATGGCCGGTCAGGTGGTCGAGTCGATGACCGATGACTTCAAGCCCGATCAGTTCCGGGACGACTATCAGGATCAAATGAACGAACTCGTCCAGGCCAAACTCGAAGGTGGAGAAGCCTTCTCGGTCGAAGAGCAGCCGACCGCGCTCGACGAGACCGAGGATGTCTCAGATCTGCTGGCCAAACTGGAGGCCAGCGTGAAGGCGCGTGGCAGCACAGCGAAAAAGCCCGCCAAGAAGTAG
- a CDS encoding carbohydrate kinase family protein, with amino-acid sequence MSRALVIGEALIDIVERDGNVVGEYVGGSPLNVAVGLGRLGRGVDFLTHIADDDRGKRIVEYVEHSGVQLVSGSTSAGRTPTAIATLTAAGSARYQFDIDWQLTGTPEVATPLLVHTGSIATVLEPGCRATAALLDAYRMSATLTFDPNIRPDVIRDDDIARGRIDRLVERADIVKVSEEDLRWLDPRHSPEQIARAWLEVGPSIVTVTSGECGAFAVCRAGSVSVAARSVQVVDTVGAGDAFMTGLLDAVWSLGLLGADRRRYLSRIDTGTLEGVLRSAALSAALTVARPGADLPDRATRDAAAQS; translated from the coding sequence ATGAGCCGGGCCCTGGTCATCGGCGAGGCCTTGATCGACATCGTCGAGCGGGATGGCAACGTCGTCGGAGAGTACGTCGGCGGCAGTCCCCTCAATGTCGCCGTCGGCCTGGGCAGGCTGGGCCGCGGCGTCGACTTCCTCACCCACATTGCCGACGACGACCGTGGCAAACGCATCGTCGAGTACGTGGAACATTCTGGAGTGCAACTGGTTTCGGGCAGCACCAGCGCCGGACGGACACCCACCGCGATCGCCACACTCACCGCCGCTGGATCGGCCCGCTACCAGTTCGACATCGACTGGCAGCTGACCGGTACACCCGAGGTGGCAACCCCACTGCTGGTGCACACCGGATCGATTGCGACCGTACTGGAACCGGGGTGCCGCGCCACCGCCGCGCTGCTGGACGCCTACCGTATGTCCGCGACCCTCACCTTCGACCCGAATATCCGCCCGGACGTGATCCGCGACGACGACATTGCGCGCGGGCGCATCGACCGACTCGTCGAACGTGCCGACATCGTCAAGGTTTCCGAGGAAGACCTGCGCTGGCTCGACCCCCGCCACTCCCCCGAACAGATCGCCCGGGCGTGGCTGGAGGTCGGCCCGTCGATCGTCACGGTGACCTCGGGTGAGTGCGGAGCGTTCGCTGTGTGCCGCGCCGGTTCGGTGTCGGTCGCGGCACGGTCGGTCCAGGTGGTGGACACCGTCGGGGCCGGCGACGCCTTCATGACAGGCCTGCTCGACGCGGTGTGGTCCTTGGGCCTGCTCGGCGCGGACCGCCGTCGCTACCTCTCCCGGATCGACACCGGAACGCTCGAAGGTGTCCTGAGGTCCGCTGCGCTGTCAGCGGCGTTGACGGTGGCCCGACCCGGCGCGGACCTGCCTGATCGTGCTACCCGAGACGCCGCAGCCCAGTCCTGA